In Chitinophagaceae bacterium, the genomic window GCAAATTCATAAAATTCAGCATTAACATCCAATATATCCAGGATACCCAGGCCCCAGCTTTCTGTTGGTTTCTTCTTCCATTTATCCCGCACATCATGTGTGGTACGCCATAATTGCCCGCCTGCCTTTACGGCCCAGTGCCAGGGTTGTCTTTCGCCCCATTCACAAACACCAAATACAATTTCCCTTCCGCTTTTTCTTAATGCATCGGCCATTGCTTTATACCGAAGCTTTGCTGTATTTGAATCGGCAGGGGCATGACAATAATCGTATTTTAAATAATCAATATCCCAGCCTGCAAAAGTTTTTGCATCCTGCTCTTCAAATCCTAAACTGGCCGTGTAACCTGCACAGGTGAGTTGTGCAGCATCGCTGTAGATGCCAAGTTTCAATCCTCTGTCGTGCATATATTTTGCCAATGCTTTAATGCCTGATGGAAATTTTACCGGGTCGGCAAGCATATTATTTTTATTGTCCCTGCCGCCCTGCCAGCCATCATCAATAAAAATATAATTGTATCCGGCTTTGGCCATTCCACTGCTTACCATGGCACCGGCCATTTCTTTTAAATCTTTTTCATTTATTTTATCGGCAAAAAAATTCCAGCTCATCCAGCCCATGGGCGGGGTAGAGGCAAGCTTTGTGTTTTGTGCCGGAACAAATTTTAACAGTAGTAAAAAGCAGGTTGTTGTGATGAGGATTTCTTTCAAGTTGGATAAATATTTTGATTTTATAATTAGTTAAAAAAGTAAATGTTCTTTTACCCCTTACATTATTTTAAATAAGCTTACTTCCATTTTACAACGGTAAACACAATCTTTGAATAATTATCTTTTTCGTATAAAACGCCAATTTTTTTTCCGGAGAGTTTTACAATATCTGAATATGCTGCTGCATCCGGCTGCGATGGATTTTTATAGATCACAAAATTTTTCTTCCAGGTTTTGCCATCATCAAAACTGATACGGAGTGTAAGGTTGTCCCTTCGCTTTTCATCTGCTGCGTTACTAAAAGCCAAAATATTTTGCTTTCTCTTTTTCCCAATAGTAAGCAAGCTTCCCTGGCAAACAGGATCGGGTAGGTTTTTATCAAAATAGCTGGTGTCCCAGCTTTGGCCGCCATTGCTGCTTATAGCAATATATCTTGCTCTTACATCACCCCTTTGATTTCTAATGTTGAGCATTATACGGCCATCGCTTAATTCTGCAGCCATGTTTTCATTGCCGCCAGGGAGGTTAACATTGTTACTTATGTGAAAGGTTTTACCATGGTCATCGGTATAAAAGCCATGGGCAATATAATCCATTGATTCATTTTGGATACCTCCTTCAGAATGATTTGCCGCAATATAAATCCTTCCTTTATACTTCCCGGTTTCAAATTGCATTGCATGGCCAGGTGTGTTGGCGTAACTTCTCCAGTCAGCGGTAAAATTATAAGCAGGGTTTATTTGCGGTAGTTTTGGGCGATGAGTTTGCAAAGTAATGTTCACGGCTTCGCTCCAGTTGATACCGCCATTTGTAGATGTTTTATACCATACTTCCCTCAATCCATTTCCATTTCTCACATCGCTTTCTTGTTTATTACCGGTATTATAAAATAAAAATATCCTACCAGTTGTGTAAGCTGGATCTGTGAGGTCAACAACAGGCGCAGGGTTTCCGGCCTGCAGGGTATCATAATCAACAATTGTTTTTATGCTACCCCATGTACGGCCATTATCAGTACTTATTTTTAGTACAATATTCACATCTCCAAAATCGCTTGCGCCTTGTACTCGGCCTTCGGCAAAAGCAAGCAGGTGGCCATTGTTCAGTTTAATAATTGCAGGGATGCGGTAGCTTTTATGGCCATCCTTACCCGATTCAAAAACAGGTATATTTGGCTGGCTAAAAATATTTATAGTGCAAAAGATAATGAATAAAAACACTAACAATTTTTTCATTGCAACTTATAATATTATGAATAGCCTAAAAAATCAAAAAAAATAATTACTCCACAATAACCTCATCTGCAAAAATCCATGCAGGCTTTCCTGTACCTGGGTGGCCGGGAGGGCAAAGGTTGTTTTTTGCACTTACCCGTATATACTTTGCCTGCTTTGCCGGAAATGAAATTTTAAAATCGTATTGTACAGATTTCTCGTTTGTGCTGATTGGATTTTGGATGATTTGTATTTCTTCAAAATCATTTCCGTTAATGGAAGTTTCAAATTTTACAGATTGCGGAAGAAAAATCCAATCGCTGTAGTTTTGTAAGCAACCTAATGATATGGATTGAATATTTATTGTGTTTCCTAAATCAATTGTTGCTATTAAATCATTTCCGCTGATACCGTGCCAGTACTTACCCACAATGCCGGTTCCCCTTACGCCGTCTGTTAAAGAGTTGGGGCCATCGGCCATGTAAAACCTACTTACCGGAAACGTATAGTTCACCGGCCTTGCAATGGCTTTGTGCATTACAAAATTTTGTTTTGCAGCCTGAACGCCCATTATGCGGCCATTTAGTTCAGTTGAAGCTTTTAATAAAACAGAATTATTTATTTCAATAGGTGCCGTGTACTTACTACTGCTCAGTATTGGCTCGGTTCCATCGAGGGTATAATATATATTTGCATGTACAATATCACTCGTTAAGTTCACAAGCAGCTTTCCATTTACCGATGATGGTTTGATGTTAACTGTATAATTGCCGGCGCAATACCGCAATCCTTTTTGCCCATAAACTTTAAAATGATTTTCTAACCGGTTATTAAAATCCTTCCAGTTTTTGTTTTCTTTAGGGCTCCAAAGTACTTCTGCCAATGCAGGCATACGGGGTAAAATCATATATTCTACATGATCGGCAGTAGAAATACTTTCGCACCATAAATTGGCCTGAGCCCCCAAAACGTATTTGGCTTGTTCGGTAGTAAGTTCGGTAGGTATGGGTTCGTAATCGTACACATTTTTTAATGTGTTCATACCGCCAAATGCAACAGGTTCACCTTCGGGGCCTGCCTGGTAATGGTCAAAGTACAAAGGCTTGCCTGGTGTCATTATCACATCATGCTGCATTTTGGCTGCTTCTATTCCACCTGTTTCTCCACGCCAACTCATTACTGTGGCTTCGGGTGCAAGCCCGCCTTCTAAAATTTCGTCCCAACCAATTATTTTTCTGTTTTTACTGTTCACAAATTTTTCAATGCGTTTAATAAAATAACTCTGCAATTCATCTTCATTTTTCAATACTTCTTTTTTAATTCTTGCCTGGCAGCGAGGGCATATTTTCCAGGGCCCTTTATCCATTTCATCTCCACCAATATGAATGTATTTAGATGGAAATAGATTGATCACTTCTGTTAAAACATTTTCAAGAAAAGTAAATACACTATCATTACCAGCACAATAACCGGAAGCCATGCCGGTATAATTTCCACCGGTTAATGGCAACTGTGGTTGTTGCGTACAACTTAAATAGGGATAAGATGCTATTGCAGATGCAACATGCCCGGGCATTTCTATTTCGGGAATGATAGTTATATTTCTATCTGAAGCATATTTAATAATTTCTTTTATTTGATCCTGTGTGTAATAACCGCCATAGGTTGTAGCTTCACCGGGTTTTGCCTGTGGGCGGCTTCCCCAGGCTTTATCGTTTTGGTCAACACGCCATGCGCCAGTTGTGGTAAGGCTAGGATATTTTTTTATTTCAATGCGCCAGCCCTGGTCGTCAACCAAGTGCCAGTGAAAGGTATTCATTTTATAAGCAGCAATTAAATCAATGTATTCTTTTACAAGTTCGGGCCCAAAGAAATGGCGGCTTACATCTAAATGCATTCCTCTATAGGCAAACCTTGGGTAATCGGTAATGCTCAAGCATGGCACATGAAGTGTTGCATTGGTGCGTATTGCAGGCAGTAATTGAAATAAAGACTGCATGCCATAAACTATCCCAATTTTTGTATTGGCAGAAATAATTATTGCTTTCGAAGAAACATTAAGCAGGTAACCTTCTTGCCCAATTTGAGCTGTATGAATAAGCTTTAATTCTATTGAATTGGTTGATGTTTTATTTGTAACTAAATGAATGCCCGATATTTTGTTAATATAATGGTTTAAAAAATTTGCTGTTGCCAACAAATCTTTATTGCTATTGTTAAAATTTAAAGAGGTATTCTTATCAATAATAAAATTGCCCTGCAGAAGATTTATTTGAACCGGTTGTGGAATAATATTTACAGCTTGCTGGGCAAAGCAGGTAAAAGGAAAGAGTATGGCCAGGAAAAATAGTTTTTTCATTTTGTATTTTATTAGATAAATCGGCTTCTAGTTATTTTTTGTTAAAGAAAATTAGAGTAGTTCAGTGATTAATAATGCCATCTCACAAAGGCTTCCATTGCTTCATATTCTGCCAGGCCAAGTTGATTGTATATTTCGGCTGTAGCTTTATTCCTGTCTTCGGCCCTTTGCCAAAACTCCCTGCTGTCAGTACCTTGAAAAACCACACCGTCTTTTTGAGACTGGTGTTTAAAAATGCCATATCTTTTTTTCAAAAGCTGTTCGGGGCTCATGGGTACGGCCATTTCTATGGCATCAATATCCCACTCTGCCCAGGCGCCTTTATACAACCAAAGCCAGCATTCTTTCATAAAGTCAAGCTGCTTAATGCGGTTTAAGGCTGCAAAAATGCCATCAAGGCAAACCTTATGGGTGCCATGCGGATCGGCAAGGTCGCCTGCTGCATAAATTTGATGAGGTTTTATTTTTTGTATCAATGAAGCAATGATATGTATATCATCTTCACCTATTGGTTTTTTTTCAATTGTGCCTGTTTCATAAAAGGGCAGGTTGAGGAAATGTATGTTTTCATCTGGGATGCCCACAAAGCGGCAGGTGTTTGTGGCTTCACCTTTTCTTATTAACCCTTTTACAAACCGTAGTTCACTAGTATCTGGCTCAGCATTTTTCTTTTGTTTTAAAAAGGAATTGGAATTGTTGTAGATATTATCAGCTTCAGGTGATTTAATAGTAAACTGTGTATTAAAATCTTTTACAAATTCTACAAAGCGAAAAGCTTCATCGTCTGCTACTGCAATATTTCCACTGGTTTGGTAAGCCACATGCACATCGTGTCCCTGGTCGGCAAGCCGCTGAAAAGTTCCGCCCATGGATATAATATCATCATCGGGATGCGGGCTAAAGATGATTACCCTTTTACGGCTGGGTTCTGCCCTTTCGGGCCTGTAAGTGTCATCTGCATTGGGTTTTCCGCCAGGCCATCCCGTAATTGTGTGTTGCAGGCCGTTAAATATTTTTATATTTATATCATACGCATTGCCATGTAAAACCAGCAAGCTGCTTAAGCCGTTTTCGTTATAGTCGTTATTGGTAAGTTTAAGAATGGGTTTTTCGCAGGATAAAGCAAGATGGATCACTGCTTTTTTGATCATTTGATTTGTCCAGATAACATCTTCTGTGAGCCAGGGTGTTTTTTTGCGGGTAAGTAATGCGGCTGCGGCTTCATCTAAAACAAAGCTG contains:
- a CDS encoding glycoside hydrolase family 27 protein, with translation MGWMSWNFFADKINEKDLKEMAGAMVSSGMAKAGYNYIFIDDGWQGGRDNKNNMLADPVKFPSGIKALAKYMHDRGLKLGIYSDAAQLTCAGYTASLGFEEQDAKTFAGWDIDYLKYDYCHAPADSNTAKLRYKAMADALRKSGREIVFGVCEWGERQPWHWAVKAGGQLWRTTHDVRDKWKKKPTESWGLGILDILDVNAEFYEFAGPGRWNDPDMLITGLYGKKGPSGDGGGTGCTDTEYQTQFSLWAMMNAPLYATNDLRNMNEATKSILLNKEVIALNQDALGKQAIRKINNDTWNVFIKPLANGDFAIAILNRSESAKDFNLSFTELGLIDKYEIRDLWQHKIIGKGNKWKGTVQVHETKLFRLKKI
- a CDS encoding exo-alpha-sialidase; this translates as MKKLLVFLFIIFCTINIFSQPNIPVFESGKDGHKSYRIPAIIKLNNGHLLAFAEGRVQGASDFGDVNIVLKISTDNGRTWGSIKTIVDYDTLQAGNPAPVVDLTDPAYTTGRIFLFYNTGNKQESDVRNGNGLREVWYKTSTNGGINWSEAVNITLQTHRPKLPQINPAYNFTADWRSYANTPGHAMQFETGKYKGRIYIAANHSEGGIQNESMDYIAHGFYTDDHGKTFHISNNVNLPGGNENMAAELSDGRIMLNIRNQRGDVRARYIAISSNGGQSWDTSYFDKNLPDPVCQGSLLTIGKKRKQNILAFSNAADEKRRDNLTLRISFDDGKTWKKNFVIYKNPSQPDAAAYSDIVKLSGKKIGVLYEKDNYSKIVFTVVKWK
- a CDS encoding family 20 glycosylhydrolase; translation: MKKLFFLAILFPFTCFAQQAVNIIPQPVQINLLQGNFIIDKNTSLNFNNSNKDLLATANFLNHYINKISGIHLVTNKTSTNSIELKLIHTAQIGQEGYLLNVSSKAIIISANTKIGIVYGMQSLFQLLPAIRTNATLHVPCLSITDYPRFAYRGMHLDVSRHFFGPELVKEYIDLIAAYKMNTFHWHLVDDQGWRIEIKKYPSLTTTGAWRVDQNDKAWGSRPQAKPGEATTYGGYYTQDQIKEIIKYASDRNITIIPEIEMPGHVASAIASYPYLSCTQQPQLPLTGGNYTGMASGYCAGNDSVFTFLENVLTEVINLFPSKYIHIGGDEMDKGPWKICPRCQARIKKEVLKNEDELQSYFIKRIEKFVNSKNRKIIGWDEILEGGLAPEATVMSWRGETGGIEAAKMQHDVIMTPGKPLYFDHYQAGPEGEPVAFGGMNTLKNVYDYEPIPTELTTEQAKYVLGAQANLWCESISTADHVEYMILPRMPALAEVLWSPKENKNWKDFNNRLENHFKVYGQKGLRYCAGNYTVNIKPSSVNGKLLVNLTSDIVHANIYYTLDGTEPILSSSKYTAPIEINNSVLLKASTELNGRIMGVQAAKQNFVMHKAIARPVNYTFPVSRFYMADGPNSLTDGVRGTGIVGKYWHGISGNDLIATIDLGNTINIQSISLGCLQNYSDWIFLPQSVKFETSINGNDFEEIQIIQNPISTNEKSVQYDFKISFPAKQAKYIRVSAKNNLCPPGHPGTGKPAWIFADEVIVE
- the nagB gene encoding glucosamine-6-phosphate deaminase gives rise to the protein MITETLIKQQFTSFEKIPVTIFNKADDACKSVSNEIASLIRSKQQQSAHAVLGLATGSTPLKIYQELVRMHKEEGLSFKNVISFNLDEYYPLPPESLQSYRHFMQENLFKHIDIDPANCHIPSGQVGLENVKQHCEQYEELIKNVGGIDFQLLGIGRNGHIGFNEPGSHISSVTRLITLDKVTRFDAAAEFNGIANIPRKAITMGVHTVLNAKRIVLLAWGERKAEIVKLAVEGPISDFVPASYLQTHQNTSFVLDEAAAALLTRKKTPWLTEDVIWTNQMIKKAVIHLALSCEKPILKLTNNDYNENGLSSLLVLHGNAYDINIKIFNGLQHTITGWPGGKPNADDTYRPERAEPSRKRVIIFSPHPDDDIISMGGTFQRLADQGHDVHVAYQTSGNIAVADDEAFRFVEFVKDFNTQFTIKSPEADNIYNNSNSFLKQKKNAEPDTSELRFVKGLIRKGEATNTCRFVGIPDENIHFLNLPFYETGTIEKKPIGEDDIHIIASLIQKIKPHQIYAAGDLADPHGTHKVCLDGIFAALNRIKQLDFMKECWLWLYKGAWAEWDIDAIEMAVPMSPEQLLKKRYGIFKHQSQKDGVVFQGTDSREFWQRAEDRNKATAEIYNQLGLAEYEAMEAFVRWHY